A single region of the Camelus ferus isolate YT-003-E chromosome 2, BCGSAC_Cfer_1.0, whole genome shotgun sequence genome encodes:
- the LOC116659102 gene encoding heat shock transcription factor, Y-linked-like: MSHVSSENQDVSPKNASENSSRPPLCDHTFARDLELRSVIEENAFQALSEGSLTKSPCYTFSVSEPDENDDFLSLTFPRKLWKLVGSDQFKSIWWDESGTLVVIDEDLFKKEVLERKAPFRIFKTGSLKTLVRQLNLYGFRKVQQNFQRSASPADFLAEGKQVSTLSKLQFYHNPHFKRGCPQLLVRIKRRVGINVASAVSSLAQDFNKKHFKAGGNEDTNNCGLGAGTSGASVLSTSENLNVPFIRKPSTSQRTLNTATPIRNDFSPPSSMSARPSEQTAVDQHAILNQLTTFHVHSQSSYTQANGRILNFITTVTSTSQYRIVSPVQSSYVGLVVEPSTFQTRYPDVSANGFYFSNLQPAGNLWFQMPMIAHTSVASLSRPTHQPSSGCERHPNYN, from the exons ATGtcacatgtttcttcagaaaatCAAGATGTGTCTCCTAAAAATGCATCAGAAAACTCCAGTAGACCTCCATTGTGTGATCACACATTCGCTAGGGACCTGGAATTGAGGTCtgtgattgaagaaaatgcttttcaggcTTTGTCTGAGGGATCCTTGACAAAAAGTCCATGTTacacattttctgtctctgaaccagatgaaaacgatgattttctttctctgaccttcccaagaaaactctggaaactgGTTGGAAGTGATCAATTTAAATCGATTTGGTGGGATGAGAGTGGAACCTTGGTAGTGATTGATGAAGATCTCTTCAAGAAAGAAGTTCTGGaaagaaaggcccctttcagaatattcAAAACTGGAAGTCTGAAAACTTTAGTTAGACAGCTCAACCTTTATGGGTTTAGGAAAGTGCAGCAGAACTTTCAAAGATCTGCTTCTCCagctgactttctggcagaagGAAAACAAGTCTCCACTTTAAgcaag TTGCAGTTCTACCATAACCCACATTTTAAACGAGGCTGTCCTCAGCTTctagtgagaataaaaagaagagtcgGGATTAATGTTGCTTCTGCGGTATCTTCATTAGCTCAAGATTTCAACAAGAAGCATTTTAAAGCAGGGGGTAATGAGGATACTAATAATTGTGGTTTGGGGGCGGGCACTAGTGGAGCGAGTGTATTGTCAACCTCCGAAAATTTAAATGTGCCTTTCATAAGGAAGCCCTCAACCAGTCAGAGAACCCTTAATACAGCTACCCcaattagaaatgatttttctcctccatCATCTATGTCCGCTAGACCATCAGAACAAACTGCAGTGGATCAacatgctattttaaatcagttgaccacatttcacgtgcactcacaaagcagctacaCTCAAGCAAATGGCCGCATATTGAATTTCATTACAACTGTGACGTCTACTTCTCAGTACCGCATCGTATCTCCCGTACAGAGCAGTTACGTTGGACTGGTGGTGGAACCGTCTACTTTTCAAACTAGATACCCCGATGTATCAGCCAATGGGTTTTACTTTTCTAACCTGCAACCAGCAGGCAACTTATGGTTCCAAATGCCAATGATAGCTCACACCTCTGTTGCCTCTCTTTCAAGGCCAACCCATCAACCATCTTCAGGGTGTGAACGTCATCCAAATTACAACTGA